From the Deinococcota bacterium genome, one window contains:
- the sucC gene encoding ADP-forming succinate--CoA ligase subunit beta: MKIHEYQAKELMKARGIAVPEGKVATTVAEAASAVRPLIEATGNKVVVVKSQIHAGGRGKGRFKEHPSLAGVNVVLDGLEEGVPAAEAKVRELAEKMLGSTLVTVQTGEEGKEVNRLYVEQGINIGRELYLGVVLDRGMGRSVMMASTEGGTEIEEVAEHSPEKILREVIDPAVGLTNFQAARLAFGLGLSGEAFKNGVKFIKALASLASELDTDMIEINPLVVTKDGGVMALDGKMSFDANALYRHPDIAAMRDESEEDAAELEASEHDLSFISLDGSIGCMVNGAGLAMSTMDIIKHVGGEPANFLDVGGGATAEKVTAAFKIITKDPQVRGIFVNIFGGIMKCDTIANGVLEAVKEVGLEVPLVVRLEGTNVELGKRIIDESGLNVVSASDMLDGAQKIVELAQ, from the coding sequence TTGAAGATTCACGAGTATCAGGCCAAGGAGCTTATGAAGGCTCGCGGCATCGCCGTGCCCGAAGGGAAAGTAGCGACCACGGTAGCGGAGGCCGCCAGTGCGGTGCGCCCGCTCATAGAGGCGACCGGCAACAAGGTCGTCGTCGTCAAGTCGCAGATCCACGCGGGCGGCCGCGGCAAGGGCCGCTTCAAGGAGCATCCCAGCCTCGCCGGCGTCAACGTGGTCTTAGACGGGCTCGAGGAGGGCGTTCCCGCCGCCGAGGCCAAGGTGCGCGAGCTGGCCGAAAAGATGCTCGGCTCGACCCTGGTGACCGTTCAGACGGGCGAGGAGGGCAAGGAGGTCAACCGGCTCTACGTCGAGCAGGGCATCAACATCGGCCGCGAACTCTACCTGGGCGTGGTCTTGGACCGCGGCATGGGCCGCAGCGTGATGATGGCCTCGACCGAGGGCGGCACCGAGATCGAGGAGGTCGCCGAGCACAGCCCCGAGAAGATCCTCCGCGAGGTTATAGACCCCGCCGTCGGCCTGACCAACTTCCAGGCGGCCCGCCTCGCCTTCGGCCTGGGCCTGTCGGGCGAGGCCTTCAAGAACGGCGTTAAGTTCATAAAGGCGCTGGCTTCGCTTGCTAGCGAGCTCGACACCGACATGATCGAGATCAACCCCTTGGTGGTGACCAAGGACGGCGGGGTGATGGCCTTGGACGGCAAAATGAGCTTCGACGCCAACGCCCTCTACCGCCACCCGGACATCGCCGCCATGCGCGACGAGTCCGAGGAGGACGCCGCCGAGCTCGAGGCCAGCGAGCACGACCTCTCCTTTATCTCCTTGGACGGCAGCATCGGCTGCATGGTGAACGGCGCAGGCCTGGCAATGTCGACGATGGACATCATCAAGCACGTGGGCGGCGAGCCCGCCAACTTTCTCGACGTAGGCGGCGGCGCCACCGCCGAAAAGGTCACCGCGGCCTTCAAGATCATCACCAAGGACCCCCAGGTCAGGGGCATCTTCGTCAACATCTTCGGCGGCATCATGAAGTGCGACACCATCGCCAACGGCGTGCTCGAGGCGGTCAAGGAGGTCGGCCTCGAGGTGCCGCTGGTGGTCCGGCTCGAGGGCACCAACGTCGAGCTGGGCAAGAGGATCATCGACGAGTCGGGGTTGAACGTCGTGAGCGCCAGCGACATGTTGGACGGCGCGCAGAAGATCGTGGAGTTGGCACAGTGA
- a CDS encoding TRAP transporter small permease subunit — MKVFKSVEWIIEKLGILGAWVALPLTAVVIYQVVMRYVFHSPPIWGYDVSWMLFSVMFLLGGGYTLMHDRHVRVDILFRLLPPRWQAFVEALFFAVMFCPIMYVLAWQGVQYASRSWASGEFLSTTLWRFPAAPIKTLIPIAFVLLGVQGFIVLIRRLNYLARGEAS; from the coding sequence ATGAAAGTGTTCAAGTCTGTCGAGTGGATCATCGAAAAGCTCGGGATTCTCGGCGCCTGGGTCGCCCTTCCGCTGACGGCGGTGGTGATCTATCAGGTGGTCATGCGCTACGTCTTTCACTCCCCGCCCATCTGGGGCTATGACGTATCCTGGATGCTCTTCAGCGTCATGTTCTTGCTCGGTGGCGGCTACACCCTGATGCACGACAGACACGTCCGCGTGGACATCCTCTTTCGGCTCTTGCCCCCCAGGTGGCAGGCCTTTGTCGAAGCGCTGTTTTTCGCGGTGATGTTCTGCCCGATCATGTACGTGCTGGCTTGGCAGGGTGTGCAGTACGCCTCGAGGTCGTGGGCTAGCGGCGAGTTCCTGTCGACCACACTCTGGCGCTTTCCCGCCGCCCCCATCAAGACGCTCATTCCCATCGCCTTCGTGCTCCTCGGCGTGCAGGGTTTCATCGTGCTCATAAGGCGGCTAAACTATCTTGCCAGGGGAGAAGCGTCGTGA
- the dctP gene encoding TRAP transporter substrate-binding protein DctP: MKRGLFSLSLVLCLSLTSGGFAQDQQFNWIVQSVFPLNLPLTENSLVLWAEKVEAMSNGRLTIQVHGAGEVVPAAGVFESVRDGVLDAGLNTPAWQKGEFPAGDLFYTLPGGVTEFHELLLWMYGGGGKELQQEMYGDLPIVVFPLGLTPPESGIWTNRPIESLDDFRGLTVRGAGLGMELLQELGASAMTLSAGDTIPALQRGVVDAAEFADPGMDYGVGLHEVAQYLVGPPIHMGPNMFQLAINRDRWEELPDDLKAIVEAAALAATMEGYVGAWMESIEAFGRIEEYGTVIQKLSPEEQTRAHELALGILERESARDAFFGRVWQSQKDFLESYSPYYNFSRFNLER, translated from the coding sequence ATGAAAAGGGGCTTGTTTTCGCTGAGTCTTGTCCTCTGCCTAAGCCTGACGAGTGGGGGGTTTGCCCAGGACCAACAGTTTAACTGGATCGTCCAGAGTGTGTTCCCGCTCAACCTGCCTCTTACCGAGAACTCGCTGGTACTCTGGGCCGAAAAGGTCGAGGCGATGAGCAACGGCAGGTTGACAATCCAGGTCCACGGTGCCGGAGAAGTGGTCCCTGCCGCGGGCGTGTTTGAATCTGTTCGTGACGGCGTCCTCGACGCGGGACTCAACACCCCGGCCTGGCAGAAGGGCGAGTTTCCTGCTGGGGACCTCTTTTACACCTTGCCTGGGGGCGTTACGGAGTTCCACGAACTCCTGTTATGGATGTACGGCGGTGGTGGAAAGGAATTGCAGCAGGAGATGTATGGGGACCTTCCCATCGTGGTCTTTCCGCTCGGCTTGACTCCACCCGAATCGGGAATCTGGACGAATAGGCCCATCGAATCCCTAGATGATTTCAGAGGCCTCACGGTCCGTGGAGCCGGCTTGGGCATGGAGCTGTTGCAGGAGCTCGGCGCTTCGGCGATGACCTTGAGCGCCGGCGACACCATCCCGGCCCTGCAGCGGGGCGTCGTCGACGCCGCTGAGTTCGCCGACCCGGGGATGGATTACGGCGTCGGCCTTCACGAAGTGGCCCAGTACCTTGTAGGTCCGCCCATCCACATGGGCCCCAACATGTTCCAGCTGGCTATCAACCGGGACAGGTGGGAGGAACTCCCCGACGACCTCAAGGCCATCGTCGAGGCTGCTGCTCTCGCCGCTACCATGGAAGGCTATGTGGGAGCGTGGATGGAGTCCATCGAGGCTTTCGGGCGGATCGAGGAGTACGGAACGGTCATCCAGAAACTCTCTCCGGAGGAGCAGACCAGAGCTCACGAGTTGGCGCTTGGCATCCTCGAGCGCGAGTCCGCCCGAGACGCCTTCTTCGGGAGGGTCTGGCAGTCGCAAAAGGACTTCCTCGAGTCGTATAGCCCCTACTACAACTTCAGCAGGTTCAACCTCGAGAGGTAG
- a CDS encoding succinate--CoA ligase subunit alpha, translated as MSILVGKDTRLIVQGLGGAGQFHTDKAIAYGTEVVGAVRPGKGGQTVRFEGETD; from the coding sequence GTGAGCATCCTCGTAGGCAAGGACACCAGGCTGATCGTGCAGGGCCTCGGCGGCGCGGGCCAGTTCCACACCGACAAGGCCATCGCCTACGGCACCGAGGTCGTCGGCGCGGTGCGCCCCGGCAAGGGCGGCCAGACCGTGCGCTTCGAGGGTGAGACCGATCA
- a CDS encoding thiamine pyrophosphate-dependent dehydrogenase E1 component subunit alpha, with translation MNDLNAYRTMVRIRAFEEKAETLFLAGKLPGFVHLSIGQEAVAVGVCSQLRRSDYITSTHRGHGHAIAKGMPVESMFLELFGRAAGACRGKGGSMHIFDYSVGMLGANGVVAAGLAIAAGAALATKLAGRDGVAVAFFGDGATNRGTFHESLNLAQVWSLPVLFVVEQNGYASTTPYDDTHAYRSTADFARGYGMEVARVDGNNVGAVSEAAGTLMSHARAGAGPGLLEAVTYRIKGHYIGDPEKYRTRDEVKSAQAADPIARCRARLLEGGVAETELQEIEAEERARVEAAAQAAAAAPLPEPASALTDLYAEAP, from the coding sequence ATGAACGACCTGAACGCGTACCGGACGATGGTGCGCATCCGCGCTTTCGAGGAGAAGGCCGAGACGCTCTTTCTGGCCGGCAAGCTGCCGGGCTTCGTGCACCTGTCGATAGGCCAGGAGGCCGTGGCGGTGGGCGTCTGTTCGCAGCTCAGGCGCAGCGACTACATCACCTCGACGCACCGCGGCCACGGCCACGCCATCGCCAAGGGTATGCCGGTCGAGTCGATGTTTTTGGAGCTCTTCGGCCGGGCGGCGGGGGCATGCCGCGGCAAGGGCGGCTCGATGCACATCTTCGACTATTCGGTGGGGATGCTGGGGGCCAACGGCGTGGTGGCGGCGGGCCTTGCCATCGCCGCCGGCGCCGCCCTGGCGACCAAGCTGGCGGGCCGCGACGGTGTCGCCGTGGCCTTTTTCGGTGACGGCGCGACCAACCGCGGCACCTTCCACGAAAGCCTGAATCTGGCACAGGTCTGGTCGCTCCCGGTCCTCTTCGTGGTCGAGCAAAACGGCTACGCCTCGACCACACCCTATGACGACACGCATGCCTACCGCTCCACCGCCGACTTTGCCCGGGGCTACGGGATGGAGGTTGCGCGGGTTGACGGCAACAACGTCGGGGCTGTCTCGGAGGCGGCCGGAACGCTCATGTCGCACGCGCGGGCGGGCGCAGGGCCGGGCTTGCTCGAGGCCGTCACCTACCGGATCAAGGGGCACTACATCGGTGATCCCGAGAAGTACAGGACGCGCGACGAGGTGAAGAGCGCTCAGGCTGCCGACCCCATCGCGCGCTGTCGCGCCAGGCTGCTCGAGGGCGGCGTGGCCGAGACGGAGCTTCAGGAGATCGAAGCCGAGGAGCGCGCGCGGGTGGAGGCCGCGGCCCAGGCGGCCGCGGCGGCGCCCCTCCCCGAGCCTGCCTCGGCGCTCACCGACCTGTACGCGGAGGCGCCGTGA
- a CDS encoding dehydrogenase E1 component subunit alpha/beta has protein sequence MVTSHELGRNELALRAYEKMSEIRAFEEEVARQFRKGAFPRHAHTYQGQEAVAVGACFALDESDLITSTHRGHGHLLAKGGDLRRTMAEFAGRADGYCQGKGGEMHVIDLSIGMLGAISIVGGGIPLAVGSGLASQITDDGRVTVCFFGDGAANQGTFHEGLNMAAAMKLGVVFVCENNQYAMTVRSSAVTSVPQLAERARAYGIPGHHVDGNDFWEVHRAAGEAVARARAGEGPSLIVCDTFRLDAHATVFPPSMHPAPKDEVEAWRRRDPLHRLREDLIAKELLTDGDEEALQERVRGRVEGAVQFALASPWPEASEATTGVFAPAYTPRQAPEPGEREITLVTALNEALREEMADDARVICLGEDVELLGGLYGVTRGLAAQFGGRVRDTPISENTFTGAGVGAAVRGCRAVVELMYVDFTTLAMDQIVNLGAKLHYMTGGQVKVPLVVRTATGAGGGGSATHSQSLEAWFYHAPGVKVVMPSTPYDAKGLLKTAIRDDNPVLFLEHKRLYQTKGPVPEGDYAVPFGEAAVRRRGADVTVVATGAMVQEALEAAEVLSEESGIELEVIDPRTIVPLDLDTILDSVRKTRKAVVFNEAPRQGSFAADLAAQIGQVAFDWLDAPVLAIGMPHVPIPFSPALETPLIPDAARLVSEVRGLLGEEAGSAAA, from the coding sequence ATGGTGACGTCCCACGAGCTTGGCCGAAACGAGCTGGCGCTTCGGGCTTACGAAAAGATGAGCGAGATTCGAGCCTTCGAGGAGGAGGTGGCCCGTCAGTTTCGCAAGGGCGCCTTTCCACGCCACGCCCACACCTATCAGGGGCAGGAAGCTGTCGCGGTAGGCGCCTGCTTTGCACTTGACGAGAGCGACCTCATCACCAGCACGCATAGAGGCCACGGGCACCTGCTCGCCAAAGGCGGCGACCTCCGGCGAACCATGGCGGAGTTTGCCGGCAGAGCCGACGGTTACTGTCAAGGCAAGGGTGGTGAGATGCACGTGATCGACCTGAGTATCGGCATGCTCGGGGCAATCAGCATCGTCGGAGGCGGCATTCCCTTGGCCGTCGGCAGCGGCCTGGCGAGTCAGATCACGGATGACGGCCGGGTGACGGTCTGCTTTTTTGGCGACGGCGCCGCCAACCAGGGCACCTTTCACGAAGGTCTCAACATGGCGGCCGCCATGAAGCTCGGTGTGGTCTTCGTCTGCGAGAACAATCAGTACGCCATGACGGTGCGCTCGAGCGCCGTGACCTCGGTGCCGCAGCTTGCCGAGCGCGCGCGGGCCTACGGCATTCCCGGCCACCACGTGGACGGCAACGACTTTTGGGAGGTCCACCGGGCCGCCGGCGAAGCCGTGGCGCGCGCCCGCGCCGGCGAGGGCCCGAGCCTGATCGTCTGCGACACCTTTCGCCTGGACGCCCACGCCACCGTTTTCCCGCCCAGCATGCATCCGGCCCCCAAAGACGAAGTCGAGGCCTGGAGGCGCCGTGACCCCCTGCACAGGCTGCGCGAGGACCTCATCGCTAAGGAACTCCTGACGGACGGAGACGAGGAGGCGCTGCAAGAGCGGGTGCGAGGCAGGGTCGAGGGAGCAGTCCAGTTCGCGCTGGCCTCGCCCTGGCCCGAAGCCAGCGAGGCCACCACGGGCGTCTTCGCACCTGCCTACACCCCCCGGCAAGCTCCTGAGCCCGGCGAGAGGGAAATAACCCTGGTGACCGCGCTCAACGAGGCACTCCGGGAGGAGATGGCCGACGACGCGCGCGTCATCTGCCTGGGCGAGGACGTGGAGCTTCTGGGCGGTCTATACGGCGTCACCCGCGGGCTCGCCGCGCAGTTTGGGGGCCGGGTCAGGGACACGCCCATCTCGGAAAACACCTTTACCGGCGCGGGCGTCGGCGCGGCCGTGCGCGGTTGCCGGGCGGTAGTCGAACTGATGTACGTGGACTTCACCACGCTGGCCATGGACCAGATCGTCAACCTCGGCGCCAAGCTGCACTACATGACGGGCGGCCAGGTCAAGGTGCCCCTCGTCGTTCGCACCGCGACGGGGGCGGGCGGGGGTGGCAGCGCTACCCATTCGCAGAGCTTGGAGGCCTGGTTCTACCACGCGCCCGGCGTCAAGGTGGTCATGCCGTCGACGCCCTACGACGCCAAGGGTTTGCTCAAGACGGCGATTCGTGACGACAACCCGGTCTTGTTCCTCGAGCACAAGCGCCTCTACCAGACGAAGGGTCCTGTACCCGAAGGTGACTACGCCGTCCCCTTCGGCGAGGCTGCGGTTCGCCGCCGGGGCGCGGACGTGACGGTGGTCGCCACCGGAGCCATGGTGCAAGAGGCGCTCGAGGCGGCCGAGGTGCTCTCAGAGGAATCCGGTATCGAGCTCGAGGTCATCGACCCGCGCACGATCGTGCCGCTCGACCTGGACACCATCTTGGACTCCGTCAGGAAGACCCGCAAGGCGGTCGTCTTCAACGAGGCGCCCCGGCAGGGTTCTTTTGCCGCAGACCTGGCCGCCCAGATCGGTCAGGTCGCCTTCGACTGGCTCGACGCGCCCGTCCTTGCCATCGGCATGCCGCACGTGCCCATTCCCTTCTCGCCCGCCCTGGAAACGCCCCTCATCCCTGACGCCGCGCGGCTCGTCTCCGAGGTGAGGGGGCTGCTCGGCGAGGAGGCGGGGAGCGCGGCAGCATGA
- a CDS encoding 2-oxo acid dehydrogenase subunit E2, translating to MTELTMPSYGISEAGGLVLKWLRAEGERVEKGEPLVEVESEKAAVELEAPAAGVLARIVVQEGTQVDVGETLALIAEEGSSPPAKDARSGAETTAPHTAIPSATTSSAAGPGDPQRAEPSLKAAPSARRLARDHGVDLHTVKGTGPQGRIVYRDVQAALEATEIGTAQPSPAESAREELTPTRRVIAQRMAESARTVPHFYVSIDVDASGMLAAVAELGESGEKPSLTALLVRLVTDVLERWPRLNASWRESHIDVHPSVHMGVAVATGRGVLVPVIKNVNGKTVTEIDRELRALASRAREGRLGLADVSGGTFTVTNLGMYGVRQFNPIINPPQCAILAIGAVSQRPFAGEGCLGVRPEMTLTLAADHRVVDGAEAAAFLNALRERVEEHDDGRL from the coding sequence ATGACGGAGCTGACGATGCCGAGCTACGGCATCTCCGAGGCCGGCGGGCTCGTCCTCAAGTGGCTCAGGGCGGAAGGCGAGCGTGTCGAGAAGGGCGAGCCGCTCGTGGAGGTCGAGAGCGAAAAGGCGGCCGTCGAGCTCGAGGCGCCGGCCGCGGGCGTCTTGGCACGGATCGTCGTCCAAGAGGGCACACAGGTCGATGTCGGGGAAACGCTGGCGCTGATCGCCGAGGAGGGCTCGAGCCCTCCCGCCAAGGACGCCCGCAGCGGAGCAGAAACCACCGCGCCCCACACGGCCATTCCCTCTGCCACCACTTCCTCTGCCGCCGGACCTGGCGACCCGCAGCGCGCCGAGCCCTCGCTCAAGGCCGCGCCCAGCGCCAGACGCCTCGCCCGCGACCACGGGGTCGACCTCCACACGGTAAAGGGCACCGGGCCGCAAGGGCGCATCGTCTATCGGGACGTACAGGCCGCTCTCGAGGCCACCGAGATCGGCACGGCGCAGCCGAGCCCGGCAGAAAGCGCGCGGGAGGAGCTGACGCCGACGCGGCGCGTCATCGCCCAGCGCATGGCGGAGAGCGCGCGGACCGTGCCGCATTTTTACGTGAGCATCGACGTAGACGCCAGCGGCATGCTGGCCGCAGTGGCGGAACTCGGAGAGTCTGGAGAGAAGCCGTCGCTCACCGCGCTTCTCGTCAGGCTCGTCACGGACGTGCTGGAGCGCTGGCCGCGCCTCAACGCCTCTTGGCGGGAGAGTCACATCGACGTTCATCCCTCCGTTCACATGGGTGTGGCGGTGGCCACCGGGCGAGGGGTGCTCGTCCCCGTCATCAAGAATGTGAACGGCAAGACGGTCACGGAGATCGACCGGGAGCTGCGGGCGCTGGCCTCGCGGGCGAGGGAGGGGCGGCTCGGCCTGGCGGACGTCTCCGGCGGCACCTTTACCGTGACCAACCTCGGCATGTACGGGGTCCGGCAATTCAACCCCATCATCAATCCGCCGCAGTGCGCCATCCTGGCGATCGGCGCGGTGTCCCAGCGCCCCTTCGCAGGTGAGGGCTGCCTTGGCGTCAGGCCCGAGATGACCCTGACCTTGGCAGCCGACCACCGGGTCGTCGACGGCGCCGAAGCCGCAGCGTTCCTGAACGCGCTGCGCGAAAGGGTCGAGGAGCACGATGACGGCCGACTTTAA
- a CDS encoding alcohol dehydrogenase catalytic domain-containing protein encodes MRAVVKHRAGFGARLEHLPVPEPGEGEVLVKVKAASICGTDLHLYAWNAWAQATVERVPFIMGHEFSGEVVKAGPGVSEVVPGDYVAGETHIPCGSCYQCDNGLQHICKNLLLFGIHRDGCFADYTLIPALCARRLPRAIPPEIGAMMEPLGTSLRAAQQAGVSGNVAVVIGCGPIGLGIIAAAKAMGAATIVALDIAEERLALATTLGATDVLNPSTKSTVAEIMAMTDGVGADAVIDASGSVEAIRDGFRYLRKGGRVVLVGLPSRPLELDLGADVVFKEATVIGVHGREMFKTWTTTENMLLRGLLDVRPIISHTLPLERFEEGVALLMDGKSSKVMLLP; translated from the coding sequence ATGAGAGCCGTCGTCAAGCATCGCGCGGGATTTGGGGCCCGGCTCGAACATCTGCCCGTGCCCGAGCCGGGCGAAGGAGAGGTGCTCGTCAAGGTCAAGGCCGCCTCCATCTGCGGCACCGACCTTCACCTGTACGCCTGGAACGCCTGGGCGCAAGCTACCGTAGAGCGTGTGCCCTTCATCATGGGCCACGAGTTCTCGGGCGAAGTCGTCAAAGCCGGCCCGGGGGTCAGCGAAGTCGTCCCCGGCGACTACGTAGCGGGTGAAACGCATATTCCCTGCGGATCTTGCTATCAGTGCGACAATGGCCTCCAGCACATCTGCAAGAACCTGCTTCTCTTCGGCATCCACCGTGACGGCTGCTTTGCCGACTACACCCTCATCCCTGCGCTCTGCGCCCGCCGACTCCCACGAGCCATTCCGCCCGAAATCGGCGCCATGATGGAACCGCTTGGCACCTCACTGCGCGCCGCTCAGCAGGCGGGCGTCAGTGGAAACGTCGCGGTGGTCATCGGCTGCGGGCCGATAGGGCTGGGAATCATCGCAGCCGCCAAGGCGATGGGCGCAGCGACGATCGTCGCCCTGGACATAGCGGAGGAGCGGCTTGCCCTTGCCACCACGCTCGGGGCGACGGACGTGCTCAACCCCAGCACGAAGAGCACGGTCGCAGAGATTATGGCGATGACGGATGGGGTCGGCGCCGACGCCGTCATCGACGCCTCGGGGAGCGTAGAGGCCATACGCGACGGCTTTCGCTACCTGCGCAAGGGGGGCAGGGTCGTTCTGGTCGGCCTCCCCTCCAGGCCCCTCGAGCTCGACCTGGGCGCCGACGTGGTGTTCAAGGAGGCGACCGTCATAGGGGTCCATGGACGGGAGATGTTCAAGACCTGGACGACCACCGAAAACATGCTGCTCCGAGGCCTTCTCGACGTCAGGCCCATCATCTCGCACACCCTGCCGCTAGAGCGCTTCGAAGAGGGTGTTGCCCTCCTCATGGACGGGAAGAGCAGCAAGGTGATGTTGCTTCCTTAG
- a CDS encoding SDR family oxidoreductase, giving the protein MTADFNGLDFRGKVAVITGAGQGIGRAIALTFARAGAKVMLFDYQEAQALERELEGHEAAAFKVDVTDTQGVQEATAQVMQAFGRIDILVNNAGVISSKPFTECSEKDWDQVLDVNLKGVFNTCHAVFPIMMAQRYGKIVNVASIAGKRGGGVFGNTVYAASKGGVIALTKGLAREGGPYGINVNAVCPGPTNTVMLKDFGGERRENFLKSIPLRRFSEPEDIAGMVLFLASELARQVTGEISDVDGGIMMD; this is encoded by the coding sequence ATGACGGCCGACTTTAACGGCCTCGACTTCAGGGGCAAGGTAGCGGTCATCACCGGAGCCGGCCAGGGCATCGGCCGGGCCATCGCCCTGACCTTTGCCAGGGCCGGCGCGAAGGTCATGCTCTTCGACTACCAAGAGGCGCAAGCGCTCGAACGCGAGCTCGAGGGCCATGAGGCGGCGGCGTTCAAGGTCGACGTAACGGACACGCAAGGCGTCCAGGAAGCCACTGCGCAGGTGATGCAAGCTTTCGGCCGCATCGACATTCTCGTCAATAACGCCGGCGTCATCTCCTCCAAACCCTTTACCGAGTGCTCCGAGAAAGACTGGGATCAGGTTCTAGACGTCAACTTGAAGGGCGTCTTCAACACCTGTCACGCCGTCTTCCCCATCATGATGGCCCAGCGCTACGGCAAGATCGTCAACGTCGCCTCGATCGCGGGCAAGCGAGGCGGAGGCGTCTTCGGCAACACCGTCTACGCGGCCTCCAAAGGCGGGGTCATCGCCCTCACCAAGGGGCTGGCTCGAGAAGGTGGGCCCTACGGCATCAATGTCAACGCCGTCTGCCCCGGGCCGACCAACACAGTCATGCTCAAGGATTTTGGCGGCGAAAGGCGGGAGAACTTCTTGAAATCCATTCCGCTGAGGCGATTTTCGGAACCCGAAGACATCGCTGGGATGGTCCTCTTTCTGGCTTCCGAGCTGGCGCGGCAGGTGACGGGCGAGATCAGCGATGTCGACGGGGGCATCATGATGGACTGA
- a CDS encoding TRAP transporter large permease subunit, whose protein sequence is MSSEALAIVMLAALIVMVLSGIRLAFAMMFLAVVFGFVFRGQTILALFMQSIFGVMQNEVLIAVPLFVLMGNLLTKSGAADKLFSTMYELFGPIRGGLAITTIIISTIFAAGTGIIAASVTTMALMALPTMIRRGYDHGLATGVVCAGGTLGILIPPSVMLVILGPMVGVSVASLFAGAIMPGLLLAFFYLVYVVVKCWLQPSAGPAIPLEERVSDKGQLLLKAFLYLLPILALLMAVLGSILLGIATPTEASAVGVLGAGLIAALYRSLSLEALKDAVLDTVQVSSMVFFVIIGAAMFTAVFLFMGGGRVISSFVMDMGLSRWAILALIMLLVFALGMVLDWIGILFIVIPIFTPIAAQLGFDPLYFTLLVAVNLQMSFLTPPFAYSIFFVKGVAPPEVKTTSIYRGVIPFVLLQAVVLFLCVAYPQLLLWLPNRT, encoded by the coding sequence GTGAGTTCGGAAGCGCTCGCTATCGTCATGCTTGCAGCGCTCATCGTGATGGTGCTCAGCGGCATTCGACTTGCCTTTGCCATGATGTTTTTGGCCGTGGTCTTCGGCTTCGTCTTTCGCGGGCAGACCATCTTGGCGCTCTTCATGCAGAGCATTTTCGGGGTCATGCAAAACGAGGTCCTCATCGCCGTGCCACTTTTCGTGCTGATGGGCAACCTGCTCACCAAGAGCGGCGCCGCCGACAAGCTCTTCAGCACCATGTACGAGCTCTTCGGGCCGATCCGCGGTGGGCTTGCGATAACCACCATCATCATCAGCACCATCTTCGCGGCCGGCACGGGCATCATCGCGGCTTCGGTGACGACCATGGCTCTGATGGCGCTGCCCACCATGATCCGCAGGGGCTACGACCACGGCCTGGCGACGGGGGTCGTCTGCGCCGGCGGGACGCTTGGCATCCTCATCCCGCCGAGCGTGATGCTCGTCATCCTCGGGCCGATGGTCGGCGTTTCCGTAGCCAGCCTCTTTGCCGGTGCGATCATGCCCGGCCTCCTCCTGGCGTTTTTCTATCTCGTCTACGTGGTTGTGAAGTGCTGGCTACAGCCGTCGGCGGGGCCGGCCATTCCGCTCGAGGAGAGGGTGAGCGACAAGGGGCAGCTCCTGCTCAAGGCTTTTTTGTACCTGCTGCCTATCCTGGCTTTGCTCATGGCCGTCCTGGGCTCGATCCTGCTGGGCATCGCCACCCCCACCGAGGCCTCGGCGGTCGGTGTACTCGGCGCTGGCCTCATCGCCGCCCTCTACCGCAGCCTGAGCCTTGAAGCGCTCAAGGATGCGGTTCTCGATACCGTGCAGGTATCTTCCATGGTCTTCTTCGTGATTATCGGCGCCGCCATGTTCACCGCCGTCTTCCTCTTCATGGGTGGGGGCAGGGTGATCAGCAGCTTTGTCATGGATATGGGCCTGAGCAGGTGGGCCATTCTCGCGCTCATCATGCTACTCGTCTTTGCCCTAGGGATGGTCTTGGACTGGATTGGCATACTCTTTATCGTCATTCCTATCTTCACACCGATCGCCGCGCAGCTTGGTTTCGACCCGCTCTACTTCACGCTGCTCGTGGCGGTGAATTTGCAGATGTCGTTTTTGACTCCGCCCTTTGCCTACTCCATCTTTTTCGTCAAGGGCGTCGCCCCGCCCGAAGTGAAAACGACCTCCATCTACCGGGGCGTCATTCCCTTCGTCTTACTTCAGGCTGTAGTGCTCTTTTTGTGCGTCGCCTACCCGCAGCTCTTGCTGTGGCTGCCCAACCGCACCTAG